The Accipiter gentilis chromosome 35, bAccGen1.1, whole genome shotgun sequence genome contains the following window.
CCGCCCGCGCCCGGTGGGGGTCCGCAGTGCCGGCTGTCGCTGGGagactccctcccccccccccccccccccccccccccgagccggcTCGGCGTCCCCGCCACCCCCTGTGCCGGCTGATCCCCCCCCATCATAGCTgcagcctcccccccacccccggcagccGGGGGTCCCTCCTGTCGCCCTGCCCCGGTTGCGGTCCCTTCCTGCCCTGTCCCCGCTGGGCCGATTTGGGGTCCCCAAATCGCCTcgcaccccacccccaccccccccagacgGCGCTGGCGCACCGGGAGCGCGTGGCACTGTACGTGGCGCTGGACGACGTGGCCGAGGACGACCCCGAACTGGCCGAGGCCGTCTGCGACAACGCCAAGCGCTACGGCCGCCTCTTCGCCGACGCCGTCCATGAGCTGCTGCCGCTCTACAAGGAGCGCGAGGTGGGGGCTCCCCGGGTgggtggggggcggcggcgtgccccagcagccccctctgacgtcccccccttcctccgaTGTCCCTGTGTTCCCAGGTGTCCCGCAAGGATGTGCTGGACGTGTACATCGAGCaccggctgctgctggagcagcggggccgggacgCGGGGGACACCCGCAGCCCGCAGAATCAGTACCCCCCTGAGCTGCTGCGGCGCTTGTGAGTGTGAAGGGGACTGTGTACCCCCACCCCGCGTCCCCCTCTGACCCCggccctgctgctgggggagccCCGTCTCCTCTCTAAGCCACGTTGCCAAGTTCCTGCCTCCCCCGGGACCCCCTTCTGTTCCCGTGTGCTGCCCCCAAATCCAACCCTCTCCCACTCCTTTATCCCCCGTTGTTATCCCTGcctcagctgcctgcctgctaACCCTAGCCCTTTCTGTCCCCCCGGTCCCCAGCGAGCTGTACTTCAAGGCCCCCTCCACCGCCAAAGCCCGTGTGGTCCGCGACGTCAAGGCCGACTGCATCGGGAAGCTGGTGACTGTCCGCGGCATCGTCACCCGCGTCACTGAGGTCAAGCCCATGATGGTGGTTGCCACCTACAGCTGCGACCAGTGCGGGGCCGAGACCTACCAGCCCGTAAGTGTGGCGGAAGGGCCCCGGGGCAGGCACGGGGTCCCCGGTCGGCCCGAGCCCACCCCCTCAGCTCTCCCCAGATCCAGTCGCCCACCTTCATGCCGCTGCTGATGTGCCCAAGCCGCGAGTGCCAGACGAACCGCTCAGGAGGGCGGCTCTACCTGCAGAGCCGCGGCTCCAAGTTCATCAAGTTCCAGGAGCTCAAGATGCAGGAGCATGTgagtcggggggtgggggggggggggggaggcagggggctgggggacccGTGTCCCCGCGAGCCCCAGCTGCAACTGGAGGGTCCTGTCTCTCCTGGGCCTTTTCCCCATCCCTGCCGTCCTCTGGGGACAGTCTGGCTCCACTGGGGAAGTGACAGCAGTGGTGCAGCACCACTGTGTCACCTCCCCAGGGTCTCACAGAGCTTGGGGGGCCACGATGGTTTCAGGTCGGGGAGCCCCAGATTGGCCtcagtctcccccccccccccgcagtttCCCCAGCATGGGGTGGGGGAGCATACTCCTCCCCTGGCCAACACATCCCACCCCTGGGTCAGCGTTGTCACCACTGGAGACGAGAGGCAATACGTCCGCATGGCTCTGTCCTATCCAGTCTGCCCTAGTCCATACTGGTGCAAGGGTGGTTCAGGGATGGGGAGAGAGTCTGGTGGTGCCCCCAGGTGCTGCAGGTCCCCAGCCCTGTCTGTCCCCACAGACCGACCAGGTACCAGTGGGACACCTTCCCCGCTCCATCAGCGTGGCTGTGCATGGGGAGAACACACGCCTGGCCCAGCCCGGGGACCACGTCAGCGTCACCGGCGTCTTCCTGCCCCTGCTGAAGACCGGCTTCCGCCAAATGGCCCAGGCAAGCACCGCGGTGGTGGACGGGGGGCTGCGGCAGGCACCCACAGCTGCCCCCAACCCTCTGCCACCCTCTTCTCCCACAGGGCTTGCTCTCTGAGACCTACCTGGAGGCCCACTGCATCGTGAAGATGAACAAGAGCGAGGAGGACGAGTCAGGGGCCGGGGACCTGAGTGAGGAGGAGCTCCGGCAGATCACAGGTGAGGCCGTCGGGCACACGGGACGTGCCCGGCTGACGGACGGACGGCACATGGCGCCTGGGCCTGCCCCACGgaggggcaggcagctgccccatGGCAGCTTCCCTCTCACTGCCTTCGCAGAGGAGGACTTCTATGACAAGCTGGCCTCCTCCATCGCCCCTGAGATCTATGGCCACGAGGATGTGAAGaaggcgctgctgctgctgctggtgggcgGCGTGGATCGCAACCCCCATGGCATGAAGATCCGAGGTGAGGCTGCGCACCGTGCTGGGGTGGGAGCCTTTGCTGGGGGTGCCCCCCTCAGCGGGAAGGTTTGGCTGTCTGGGATCAGCCAAGGGTCCGGAAGGTTTGGGATCAGGGCATCCCGCTTCACGCAGGCGGGTTTTGGGGGATGGGGTTGGTCTTGCGGGGCCACGGAGAAtcggtggctgctgctgctgagggatTTGGGACAGGAGCAAAGTGGCACAAAGGGAGCAGATTTGCCCCCCGCGGActcctccctgcttcccaccCCCAGGAAACATCAACATCTGCCTCATGGGTGACCCCGGCGTGGCCAAGTCGCAGCTCCTGTCCTACATCGACCGCCTGGCACCCCGCAGTGAGTACCAGGCtcctgaaggggggggggggggggggggggggggcagggtgccTGTGCCCCCTCCCTCACCCCAccgctcccctctgcccccaggcCAGTACACGACAGGCCGGGGCTCCTCGGGCGTGGGGCTGACGGCGGCCGTGCTGCGGGACCCGCTGACGGGGGAGCTGGCACTGGAGGGGGGTGCGCTGGTGCTGGCCGACCGGGGCGTCTGCTGCATCGACGAGTTTGACAAGATGCTGGAGGCCGACCGCACGGCCATCCATGAGGTGATGGAGCAGCAGAGCATCTCCATCGCCAAGGCGGGCGTGCTGGCCACCCTCAACGCCCGCTGCGCCATCTTGGCCGCCGCCAACCCCGCCTATGGCCGCTACAACCCCAAGCGCAGCCTGGAGCACAACATCCAGCTGCCCGCCGCCCTCCTCTCCCGCTTCGACCTGCTCTGGCTCATCCAGGATCGCCCTGACCGCGACAACGACCTACGGTGAGTGGGGGGAGCAGCGGGGACAGCTGAGGGGTGCCCCGGAGCAtgtatggggctggggggagcccaCGGGGCATGTGAGGGGCTGCACTGGAGGCCACGGGGCTGGGCTAGAGGGAGTGTGGGACCTCCACGAGAGCTGCGGGGCCGGGCTGGTAGTCGTGGGGTAGCCTCGGCCCCGCTGccagcccctctctgccccaCAGCCTGGCCCAGCACATCACCTACGTGCACCAGCACAGCCGCCAGCCCCCCTGCTCCTTCCAGCAGCTTGACATGAAGCTGATGAGGTAAGAGAGGCCGCAAGAGGCTgctgtcccccgtgtcccccccgtcccccccatccctgctgtCTCCTCAACCTGCCTGTCCCCCAGGCGCTACATTGCCATGTGCAAGCGGAAGCAGCCGGTGGTGCCAGAGGCTTTGGCCGACTACATCACAGCCGCCTACGTGGAGATGCGGAAGGAGGCATGGGCCAGCAAGGACACGACCTACACCTCGGCGCGCACCTTGCTGGGCATCCTCCGCTTGGCCACTGCCCTGGTGAGCCCcaatgcaggcagggatgggcagggagggGTGCGAGTGGCAGCGTGGGACCCACGGAGCTGGGCAGGGGCCAGAGGGGCCCGACTGGGTAGGACTAGGCAGGAGAAGATGAGCTAAAGCAGGGTGTTAGCTGGGAGAGGGTCTCCATCCAAACCGCCCCCCCTCTCCTCCACAAGCCCCAGGGGCCCCAAAGTGCTGTTTGTGCAGGTAGTGTGTGTGCGGCGTCTACTGCCGAGGCAGCACTTCCAGAGCCCCCGGGGCACAACCAGCGTAGGGCCggtgtcccctcctgtcccttccTAGGGCACAGCCAGCTGGGGGCCGCCTCCAAGCCCCATTCTTGTCCTCGTTCCTTCCCAGAGCTGGCTGGCAGCAACCCCCCAGAATGGGGGCAGTGCACTGGAGGGGCTTCCAGTGGTctcagggaggcagggaggagtgTCGGGAGCCCCTGCGTGATGTCAGAGGGTGCCCTGGGGGCTCCCAGTTGctgctaacccccccccccccccccactcccacagGCCCGGCTGCGGCTGGTGGACGTGGTGGAGAAAGAGGATGTGAACGAGGCCATGAGGCTCATGGAGATGTCGAAGGACTCACTGCTAGGGGACAAGGGACAGCAGAGCCGGTGAGCAGGGGACACAAAGGGAcatggcgggggggaggggggcagtacCCCAGCCTGCCAGGAAGGGGGTGGCAGTGTTGGGGGAGCCCTGACTGTcttggaggtggggggaggagaaggtggcagaGCCAGGGTCCCACTGACCCCTCTCTCCGTCCCCCTCCCAGGGTGCAGCGTCCAGCTGACGCCATATTTGTGGCAGTGCGGGAGCTGGCGGGGGGCCAGGCTGTGCCCTACGCCGAGGCCCTGCAGCGCTGCTTGGCCAAGGGCTTCACCCCTGCCCAGGTCCAGGCTGCGCTCCAGGAGTACGAGGAGCTCAACGTGCTGCAGGTCAATGCTGCCCGCACCCGCATCACCTTTgtctgaggtgggggggggggaacacagggGGAATGCCCTACAGCCCCCCTGCAGGGCAGGGGGGATGCACAGCAATGCAGTTGCTGTCACTGGACACAGGGACACATCCTGTGTCTCTGCTGGCTCCCGTGGGCTTTCACCTGCCCTGGTCCTGCTCCCCTCATTAAAGcaccttgtgctttttttttaaccaataaaaaagtttttctcaCAGTTTCTGGTGGCAGCATCTGCCTGTTCCCCTCCCCTTGGGACCATGTTGCTCCCCTGGGCCTAGCTCTCCCAGGACCTCAGATGACACTGGAGCTGCAATTCCCAGCCTGGAGCTGATTTATTGGAGGGGCCTCCAGGAGGGGGGGCACAGTTCTGGGGTAGggtcccccagccctgggggcagCTCAGGGCCTGGCTGGGGGTGTCCTCAGTGTCGCATCCCCCCCTCCCTTAGAAGAAGAGTCCCCGCATGCGGCGGCCGATGCCCTGCCGGTCGTAGAGAATGTTGAACTTATTGACGAACTGGTTCATGGTGTTGCAGGTTTTGGTGATGGTGCCCAGGTACGCCATCAGCCCCACGTCATTGCATTGCTAGCAGGGGTGGATTGGGGGGTTACTGCACTGCTgagccccgcgccccccccccccccccagctgcattTGCCCACCCCCGGCTGCAGTAGCGCAGAGGCCAGCAACAGCACTGGTGGCAAAGGAGACACAGCTCTGTCCCCGCTGTGTGCCCCAACAGGGCCATGAGTACCTGACCGCCACCACCCCCGCAGCTCCCCAAGGAGCCCCCCCAGCCATCAC
Protein-coding sequences here:
- the MCM7 gene encoding DNA replication licensing factor MCM7, producing MAPRDYAAEKEKAKRFLQDFYRDGADGGKEFPYREQLTALAHRERVALYVALDDVAEDDPELAEAVCDNAKRYGRLFADAVHELLPLYKEREVSRKDVLDVYIEHRLLLEQRGRDAGDTRSPQNQYPPELLRRFELYFKAPSTAKARVVRDVKADCIGKLVTVRGIVTRVTEVKPMMVVATYSCDQCGAETYQPIQSPTFMPLLMCPSRECQTNRSGGRLYLQSRGSKFIKFQELKMQEHTDQVPVGHLPRSISVAVHGENTRLAQPGDHVSVTGVFLPLLKTGFRQMAQGLLSETYLEAHCIVKMNKSEEDESGAGDLSEEELRQITEEDFYDKLASSIAPEIYGHEDVKKALLLLLVGGVDRNPHGMKIRGNINICLMGDPGVAKSQLLSYIDRLAPRSQYTTGRGSSGVGLTAAVLRDPLTGELALEGGALVLADRGVCCIDEFDKMLEADRTAIHEVMEQQSISIAKAGVLATLNARCAILAAANPAYGRYNPKRSLEHNIQLPAALLSRFDLLWLIQDRPDRDNDLRLAQHITYVHQHSRQPPCSFQQLDMKLMRRYIAMCKRKQPVVPEALADYITAAYVEMRKEAWASKDTTYTSARTLLGILRLATALARLRLVDVVEKEDVNEAMRLMEMSKDSLLGDKGQQSRVQRPADAIFVAVRELAGGQAVPYAEALQRCLAKGFTPAQVQAALQEYEELNVLQVNAARTRITFV